One segment of Nostoc piscinale CENA21 DNA contains the following:
- a CDS encoding PAP/fibrillin family protein: protein MAVDTRECAEAKLALRQALAACGGNTKDETVIAAIENLRLVNPNPAPTRNGKLLDSNWVLISAPNFPGGERLANGKFAYTLGRLAFNMFQPTKLKLVIDRVSQPVFLLGNGEQRSHDIVVEFTTADENYPQISGVVRNLGVCEPISDTVLQVKFTGGILAPQDPTKMDEWLAVFGQQSQNVKRSFKDSLILGFLKLMFGLVPPQGINAETGEVKFIMERSPKGRLEILYLDEELRITYGEKGTILVCERQ, encoded by the coding sequence ATGGCAGTAGACACAAGGGAATGTGCAGAGGCGAAACTAGCGTTACGTCAGGCTTTGGCTGCTTGCGGTGGCAACACTAAGGATGAAACTGTAATTGCTGCGATTGAAAATCTGCGACTTGTCAACCCGAATCCAGCACCAACTCGCAACGGTAAGCTATTAGATAGCAACTGGGTATTAATTAGTGCGCCTAATTTTCCTGGTGGTGAACGTTTGGCAAATGGTAAGTTTGCCTATACTCTTGGTCGTTTGGCGTTTAATATGTTTCAGCCGACAAAACTAAAATTAGTAATTGACCGAGTTTCACAACCTGTTTTTTTATTAGGAAATGGCGAACAGCGCAGTCACGATATTGTTGTCGAATTTACGACGGCTGATGAAAATTATCCGCAGATATCTGGGGTTGTGCGAAATTTAGGTGTGTGTGAACCAATTAGTGATACTGTGCTACAAGTCAAATTTACTGGGGGAATTTTAGCACCACAAGACCCAACTAAAATGGATGAATGGCTTGCAGTTTTTGGTCAGCAGAGTCAAAATGTCAAACGCAGTTTTAAAGACAGTTTGATATTGGGTTTTTTGAAGTTAATGTTTGGTCTGGTTCCACCACAAGGAATTAATGCTGAGACTGGAGAGGTTAAGTTTATCATGGAGCGATCGCCTAAAGGTCGCCTAGAAATTCTCTATCTTGATGAGGAGTTGCGAATCACTTATGGCGAAAAGGGAACCATTTTAGTATGTGAAAGGCAATAA
- a CDS encoding Rieske 2Fe-2S domain-containing protein codes for MSNSLLEPLSPTTTENLFAGGLDPERFDWLEVWYPVHYVTDLDKSQLTRFTLLEQDLVLWWDKNEQTWRAFEDQCPHRLAPLSEGRVNEDGWLECPYHGWAFSGTGKCESIPQQVPGTKAETSPRACAKSLPTTVSQGLLFVYPGKAENAAKTPVPIVDILEEDPDGWVCLNTFRDLPYDALTLMENVLDSSHIPYTHHRTVGNRANVSPVELEIVESGKWGFKGLWQEGPRKGTLGKQDTTFIAPGLMWHDLTSKQFGRTLTVVYATPIRKGECRLFARFPFKFSSKLPGLFIKLTPRWYSHLGQNGVLEDDQIFLHHQERYLEQKGGTDNFTKAFYLPTKADIFVFQLRSWVKQYCAESFPGKTLPPPLPKEALLDRYHSHTKHCSSCRTALKNLQRLRLGVVIATALIWSLLSLSVLLPGHTSNLTVIIANLAVLLGGGIWFGLGKLEKQFYQGREIPPRNI; via the coding sequence ATGTCCAACAGCCTGTTAGAGCCATTATCCCCAACAACCACAGAAAATTTATTTGCTGGTGGACTAGACCCAGAACGCTTTGATTGGTTAGAAGTTTGGTATCCTGTCCACTATGTCACCGATTTAGATAAATCCCAGCTAACACGCTTCACCTTACTAGAGCAAGACTTAGTTTTATGGTGGGACAAAAATGAACAAACTTGGCGAGCCTTTGAAGACCAATGTCCACACCGTTTAGCGCCACTTTCCGAAGGCAGAGTCAACGAAGATGGCTGGTTAGAATGTCCTTATCACGGTTGGGCATTTTCGGGAACAGGCAAATGTGAAAGCATTCCCCAACAAGTACCAGGAACAAAAGCCGAAACATCTCCCCGCGCTTGTGCGAAATCACTCCCAACCACAGTAAGCCAAGGGTTATTGTTTGTTTATCCTGGTAAAGCTGAGAATGCTGCGAAAACTCCGGTTCCCATCGTTGATATTTTAGAAGAAGATCCAGATGGCTGGGTTTGCCTAAATACCTTTCGAGACTTACCTTACGATGCTTTGACATTAATGGAAAATGTTCTCGATTCCAGCCACATTCCTTATACTCATCATCGCACTGTTGGCAACCGCGCCAATGTATCGCCTGTAGAATTGGAAATTGTTGAATCAGGCAAATGGGGCTTTAAAGGACTTTGGCAAGAAGGCCCCCGCAAAGGCACTTTAGGCAAACAAGATACCACCTTTATTGCGCCGGGGTTGATGTGGCATGATCTCACCTCCAAGCAATTTGGTAGAACATTAACAGTCGTTTACGCAACTCCTATACGTAAAGGAGAATGTCGTTTATTTGCACGTTTTCCTTTCAAATTTTCATCAAAATTACCAGGATTATTTATTAAACTCACACCTCGCTGGTACTCTCATCTAGGGCAAAATGGGGTACTCGAAGATGACCAGATTTTCTTACATCACCAAGAGCGTTATTTAGAACAAAAAGGTGGCACTGATAACTTTACCAAGGCGTTTTATTTACCAACTAAAGCGGATATTTTTGTATTTCAATTGCGTTCTTGGGTAAAGCAATATTGTGCAGAATCATTTCCCGGAAAAACCTTACCACCGCCACTACCCAAAGAAGCTTTATTAGATAGATACCATTCCCACACGAAACATTGCAGTAGTTGTCGAACTGCCCTAAAAAACCTCCAACGTTTGCGGCTAGGAGTTGTGATAGCAACAGCATTAATTTGGAGTTTATTGTCTTTATCGGTCTTGCTTCCAGGTCATACTTCTAATCTCACCGTGATTATTGCTAACTTAGCTGTATTACTCGGTGGCGGAATTTGGTTTGGCTTAGGCAAGTTAGAAAAACAATTCTATCAAGGACGAGAAATTCCGCCGCGAAATATATAG
- a CDS encoding ArsR/SmtB family transcription factor, giving the protein MQTPSTVSNLIAAGFHALSDPLRINILELLRQQELCVCDLCDALSVSQSKLSFHLKTLKDARLVNSRQEGRWIYYGLNIPQFSVLEQYLADYRQHSLISPVRSCCD; this is encoded by the coding sequence ATGCAAACCCCCTCTACTGTTTCAAATTTAATTGCTGCGGGCTTTCATGCACTTTCCGATCCGCTACGGATTAATATATTGGAATTATTGCGACAGCAAGAACTTTGTGTATGTGATTTATGCGATGCTTTGAGTGTAAGTCAATCAAAACTCTCATTTCACCTCAAAACATTGAAGGACGCTCGTTTAGTTAATTCCCGTCAAGAAGGACGCTGGATTTATTACGGTTTAAATATTCCGCAGTTTAGTGTTTTAGAGCAATATTTAGCAGATTATCGTCAGCATAGTTTGATATCACCTGTACGTTCTTGTTGTGATTAG